The genomic DNA TCAAACTGTGGAAGGAGGTATTTTTATATTCTTTTATGGTGGGTGATAACAGTAGATATAAACCAGCACGTCATGAAGATGGCAATAATCATGCAGCCTAAAATATCAAAGTTTTCACTAAGAGTTTCGCTCCAATTCCAGAAAGCATGCTCAGGGTTTAAATGGTTTCGTATAAGCTCAAGGGCTTCAATAGTACTGATGATGAGAGCGGTAATGATAGAAACTGCGGTAAGAGTCATATTATAATAAAATTTTCGAATGGGTTCTACAAAAGCCCAACCATAAGCTCCAAGCATTAAAATACCATCTAAGGTATCTACTAAGGACATGCCCGCAGTAAAAAGAGTAGGAAAAACTAAAATAGAGTAAAATGGCATACCGTGAGATGCTTGGGTTGCCGATAAGCTGAGTAATCCAATTTCTGTTGCGGTATCAAACCCCAAGCCAAATAGGAAACCAAGCGGATACATATGCCAAGATTTATGAATAAAACCAAATAATGGTTTAAGAAAATGAGCAAGTATCCCACCTTTGGCAAGAAAGGCATGAATATCTTCTTGGTGAGATATACAGCCAGATTTGGCACGACAAAAGTTTTGGTAGAGATTATAAAAAATTACAATATTCATAATGGCAACAGTTAGTAGAAAGGTGATAGAGGCCATCGGCCCGATAATTACACCAAATTTCTGGATAAGATGAAGCTTTTGTGTAAAAGCGGTAGCTGTTGTGGCAACCAAAATGGATGCAATAACCACCACACTAGAATGTCCCAAAGAAAAGAAAAGCCCTACGGAAAGTGGTTGTTTACCTTCCTGCATCAATTTACGTGTTGTATTATCAATAGCAGCAATATGATCAGCATCTACGGCATGGCGTAAGCCCAGACTATATGCAACAAATGCCGTGCTTAATAAGGCAGGAGAAGAGTGGAAAGCACTGAAAGCCCAGAGCCAAGTTGCGATGTTAAAACCGCCTAATACGGTAAATAGCCCGATAGCTTTCCATATTATATTTTCTTGGAGAGCATTGAGGTTATAACAACGTGTTCTTTTCATGTGTAACCTAAGAGCTATGGGAAGCTTGGTATTTTCTAAAACAGTTTTCGTTCAATAATCACAGCATATTTTATAATTTATAGCTTCATTTTTTATACGCAAATATGCGTATATCCCATCCTTATTGACGGAAGCATAATACCGTGTTCTATATTGAAAATGGTTCTTACAGGAATTGGATACAATTAAGTGTCTCTTCTGCAACGTGCTTACGGTCGTTTTGGGTTGGAAGTCCGAAATGATCATTCTCAAACCCGATGCCATGGGTTAGAGCAGAAGGGATGCTGCCGCTTGTTATTCCCTCGTGTTGCGGGGCAGCAGATGGAAGTTGTTACGGTAAATATTTCAGGTGGTATCGCAGCGGGAGACCGTATTGAAGGAGATTTGAACTGTGCCCCACATACAAATCTTCTCGTAACTTCTCAGGCGGCTGAGCGTATTTACCGTGCACGCCCAAATGATGAGCCAGCTCAAGTAAATATCTCTTGCCAGATAGCGGAAGGAGCATGTTTGGAGTGGCTACCGCATGGCACGATTTTTTTTGATGGCAGTCGGTTACAGCGTAAAATGATAGTAGAAATGGCGGATAATGCGCGATTTCTGTTTCTTGAAAGCCGTTTTTTTGGTCGTGTGGCTTCGGGGGAATGTGTTGAGCAACTGTCTGTCAGAGATGGTCTCTCCATTCGGCGTGCTGGTCAGCGGATTTTAGTAGATACACTTAAACTGGAAAGTAGTTCCGTAGATTTTCTTTTGCAGAATCCTGCAGTGGCGGCTGGGCATCATGCTGTTACAACGCTTGTTTTGGTTGCAGTTGATGCGTCAAGTCGTCTTGAATCGCTACGTCATGTGTTGGCAGCAGAAGAATGTAAGGGGTTTGCGGCCTCAGCATGGAATGGCATGCTGATTGTGCGTGGTATAGCACAGGATAATTGGCAGCTAGAGGTGATGTTGCAACGTATTTTACCAATATTGCGAGATGGACAGTCTATGCCAACCACTTGGCGCTCCTGAAGTAGAAAAAGTAGAGAAAACACGAGCTATGAAACTGACACCTCGAGAAAAAGATAAATTGCTTATTGCTATGGCGGCAATGGTGGCACGGCGTAGGTTGGAGCGTGGGGTGCGTTTAAATTACCCAGAAGCCGTCGCTCTTATTACAGACCACGTTGTTGAAGGTGCGCGGGATGGCCAGAGTGTTTCAGATCTGATGGCAAGTGGCGGTCGTGTCTTATCGCGTGATCAGGTAATGGCTGGCGTGCCAGAAATGATCCATGATGTGCAAGTGGAAGCAACCTTTCCTGACGGAACAAAACTGGTGACGGTTCATGCCCCAATACGTTGATGCTCTGCCTGCAGATGCCGTGCCCGGAGAAATTCTGGTTGCAGAAGGCGAGATTGTTTTGAATGAGGGACAGCCACAGCGTAAGGTGATGGTATCCAATACAGGAGATCGCCCTATACAGGTGGGAAGCCATTACCATTTTTATGAGGTGAATCCCGCCCTGCGGTTTGAGCGTGAACACGCTAAAGGTTGGCGGCTGAATGTACCCTCTGGCGGTGCCATTCGTTTTGAACCCGGCCAAATGCGAGAAGTGACATTAATTCCATTACGCGGCCTACGCCAAGTATTTGGCTTTCGAGGAGAAGTGATGGGGAGTATAGATAAATGACGCGTCTTTCCCGTTACGAATATGCAGGCCAGTTTGGCCCCACTACGGGGGATCGTGTTCGGCTGGCAGATACAGCTTTGCTCGTGGAAGTAGAAAAAGATTTTACCATTTATGGGGAAGAAGCGCGGTTTGGTGGTGGAAAAACCATTCGTGATGGTATGGGAC from Acetobacter ascendens includes the following:
- a CDS encoding urease subunit beta, coding for MPQYVDALPADAVPGEILVAEGEIVLNEGQPQRKVMVSNTGDRPIQVGSHYHFYEVNPALRFEREHAKGWRLNVPSGGAIRFEPGQMREVTLIPLRGLRQVFGFRGEVMGSIDK
- a CDS encoding urease subunit gamma → MKLTPREKDKLLIAMAAMVARRRLERGVRLNYPEAVALITDHVVEGARDGQSVSDLMASGGRVLSRDQVMAGVPEMIHDVQVEATFPDGTKLVTVHAPIR
- a CDS encoding urease accessory protein UreD, producing the protein MSLLQRAYGRFGLEVRNDHSQTRCHGLEQKGCCRLLFPRVAGQQMEVVTVNISGGIAAGDRIEGDLNCAPHTNLLVTSQAAERIYRARPNDEPAQVNISCQIAEGACLEWLPHGTIFFDGSRLQRKMIVEMADNARFLFLESRFFGRVASGECVEQLSVRDGLSIRRAGQRILVDTLKLESSSVDFLLQNPAVAAGHHAVTTLVLVAVDASSRLESLRHVLAAEECKGFAASAWNGMLIVRGIAQDNWQLEVMLQRILPILRDGQSMPTTWRS
- a CDS encoding HoxN/HupN/NixA family nickel/cobalt transporter, translated to MKRTRCYNLNALQENIIWKAIGLFTVLGGFNIATWLWAFSAFHSSPALLSTAFVAYSLGLRHAVDADHIAAIDNTTRKLMQEGKQPLSVGLFFSLGHSSVVVIASILVATTATAFTQKLHLIQKFGVIIGPMASITFLLTVAIMNIVIFYNLYQNFCRAKSGCISHQEDIHAFLAKGGILAHFLKPLFGFIHKSWHMYPLGFLFGLGFDTATEIGLLSLSATQASHGMPFYSILVFPTLFTAGMSLVDTLDGILMLGAYGWAFVEPIRKFYYNMTLTAVSIITALIISTIEALELIRNHLNPEHAFWNWSETLSENFDILGCMIIAIFMTCWFISTVITHHKRI